One genomic region from Anopheles bellator chromosome 2, idAnoBellAS_SP24_06.2, whole genome shotgun sequence encodes:
- the LOC131207377 gene encoding uncharacterized protein LOC131207377 gives MAGFRNFCVCCCVLFSLLASEAGGVNLVAYISQRGLHGEISFSQHDDRQVIIASDLETTLQYPDQAWSWAVHQLPVDYTIVDPQERCDIGRLGEQLWSFDDDLGYLMLPGNGSTTWLNTISLTGEKGLWGKSLVLHDPNANVRLCATITTRDGSQEHLAEARFASPITGSIYFRWLAAKESNHSDTLIYSNLFHVREQSRKMGNPDATEHVWKIYVTDIFESDAQNAEENCNKLQLVFDPQNRGPGKAIGDIDSRVGPLRISTYSRRNKFPQLFNDGRLVLLPSDLYGPSRKLYVVVFDPSHPDTFLACAKIRHQKPRTARALVDGAGMRGDIRFTQRSRFEPTWISANFASTANDSLSNENYAKDVSSFRVNQLPLQAFAAPDATYCLTSGEIFNPSDVTTKSVPPPGYGTQDQYPMGDLSGKLFNRNKNDPHTPFLPGQSAELSGVYWDTFLPLQGPNSIIFRTFSVQRFNRSQPANITESPWACGTVAPYETNRPYQVPVHTAQVLFRYPIVGRVLFRQVKDEPWADTAVIFEYLVHADGSSVNNTANHRWSITADPPGRDFYDWQNRCVSAGSVYNPFKAAALSGKEWNEVCTPQSTELCRLGDLSNRLGALAIAGNKREASRVSRKMFVDQNLPLSGYASIIGRSLVIFDDNGPKARGERLACSVIGGYHRRKVVARDWYSNGDPLTVKGKLEMIQQSEYDLTNVDVDFKGLDKNSGYHVHIAPVEGDLEFPCEDSTVYGHWNPRGVDPKRSPLPAVGSTDEYEIGDLSGKFGTLDGVTMYEQAYNDSRLPLYGYESIIGRSIVIHKKEKNRRWACSTLERGYSPSEAREIRAIASFHHPAGYAYGFIRFTQLIGNDNSQSDTSIEVKLRYPGKHDRNMTHNHSWNIWVNPVGVDATVKPVETRCVAAGFVWNPYYTQLADPLNHELYKQECGPDNPLRCYVGDVSARLGPISIGSQRQLFTDSNFPLEGTISALGRSIVIFGSDYSGFRFACANIEPDHDIVKYINLKKPPRFVVAQFLEDVRHVMGLPEWMLAIDSRSTKTLHNDACIQMIVHFKGPSAHKIEQDFSRLLAVGRLDSPSISIPGYDNSKRKRTLSYRTCGVRDPNEKNAKVLFTSSATGIGRPMNIVYLTTIPLLRLLTRGFIN, from the exons CTGGCGGCGTCAACTTGGTGGCGTACATCTCGCAACGAGGTCTGCATGGAGAAATCAGCTTCTCCCAGCACGACGATCGGCAAGTGATAATTGCGTCCGATCTCGAGACAACACTGCAATACCCTGACCAGGCCTGGAGCTGGGCCGTCCATCAGCTGCCGGTCGATTACACGATCGTCGATCCGCAAGAGCGATGCGACATTGGGCGGCTGGGCGAGCAGCTATGGTCGTTCGACGATGACCTGGGCTATCTGATGCTACCGGGAAACGGATCCACCACGTGGCTGAACACCATTTCGCTGACCGGCGAGAAGGGACTGTGGGGTAAGTCGCTGGTGCTGCACGATCCGAACGCAAACGTGCGCCTATGCGCCACGATCACGACGCGCGACGGCTCCCAGGAGCATCTGGCGGAGGCACGGTTCGCGAGTCCGATCACCGGCTCGATCTACTTCCGCTGGCTCGCGGCCAAAGAGTCGAACCACTCGGACACACTGATCTACTCGAATCTGTTCCACGTTCGCGAGCAATCGCGCAAGATGGGCAATCCCGACGCGACCGAGCATGTGTGGAAGATCTACGTCACCGATATTTTCGAAAGTGACGCACAGAATGCGgaagaaaactgcaacaaGCTGCAGCTTGTTTTCGATCCACAaaaccggggcccggggaAGGCCATCGGTGACATAGACAGCCGTGTGGGTCCGCTACGCATCAGCACCTACTCGCGGCGTAACAAGTTTCCTCAGCTCTTCAACGATGGCCGGCTCGTGTTGCTACCGAGCGATTTGTACGGGCCCTCGCGTAAGCTGTACGTGGTCGTGTTTGATCCGAGCCATCCGGACACTTTCCTAGCGTGCGCTAAGATCCGGCACCAGAAACCGAGGACCGCACGGGCGCTAGTGGACGGAGCGGGTATGCGAGGCGATATTCGGTTCACACAACGATCGCGCTTCGAACCGACGTGGATCAGTGCCAACTTCGCATCGACCGCAAACGATTCGCTCAGCAACGAGAACTACGCCAAAGACGTGTCCAGCTTTAGAGTCAATCAGCTACCTCTGCAAGCTTTTGCCGCTCCCGATGCCACCTATTGCTTGACGTCAGGTGAAATCTTCAACCCGTCCGATGTGACGACGAAATCGGTACCGCCACCCGGTTACGGTACCCAGGATCAGTACCCCATGGGGGATCtgagtggaaaacttttcaatcgTAACAAAAACGACCCCCACACGCCGTTTCTGCCCGGCCAGAGTGCGGAACTGTCCGGAGTCTACTGGGACACCTTCCTGCCTCTGCAAGGTCCCAACTCGATCATTTTTCGAACTTTCTCCGTACAACGGTTCAACCGATCGCAGCCGGCGAACATTACCGAGTCGCCATGGGCATGTGGAACGGTTGCCCCGTACGAAACGAACCGCCCGTATCAGGTTCCCGTTCACACCGCACAGGTCCTGTTCCGGTATCCGATCGTGGGCCGCGTCCTATTTCGACAGGTAAAGGATGAACCCTGGGCCGACACGGCGGTCATCTTTGAGTACCTCGTTCACGCTGACGGATCGAGCGTTAACAACACGGCCAATCATCGATGGTCCATAACGGCGGATCCACCGGGCAGAGACTTCTACGACTGGCAGAATCGGTGTGTAAGCGCGGGGAGCGTTTACAATCCGTTCAAAGCGGCCGCTCTGTCGGGCAAGGAGTGGAATGAGGTCTGCACGCCCCAATCCACCGAGCTGTGCCGATTGGGTGACCTGTCGAACCGCCTGGGAGCCCTGGCAATCGCAGGAAACAAGCGGGAAGCATCGCGAGTCAGCCGAAAGATGTTCGTCGATCAAAATCTCCCTTTGAGCGGCTATGCGAGCATCATTGGACGGTCTCTGGTGATCTTCGACGATAACGGACCGAAAGCTCGAGGCGAACGGTTGGCATGTTCGGT TATCGGTGGCTACCATCGCAGAAAGGTCGTTGCAAGGGATTGGTATTCGAATGGGGATCCTTTGACTGTGAAAGGGAAGCTGGAAATGATACAACAGTCCGAGTACGATCTCACCAACGTTGATGTTGACTTCAAGGGCCTGGACAAAAACAGTGGCTATCATGTGCACATT GCGCCTGTCGAGGGAGACTTGGAATTTCCCTGTGAAGACTCTACCGTGTATGGGCACTGGAATCCGCGTGGTGTCGATCCGAAACGTTCTCCATTGCCCGCCGTCGGTAGCACGGATGAATACGAGATTGGAGACTTGAGCGGCAAGTTTGGGACACTGGATGGGGTCACGATGTACGAACAAGCATATAACGATTCGCGACTGCCTCTGTACGGGTACGAAAGCATCATTGGGCGATCGATTGTGATACacaagaaggagaagaaccGCCGGTGGGCTTGCAGCACTTTGGAAAGAGGATACAGTCCTAGTGAGGCGCGAGAAATCCGAGCCATCGCTTCGTTCCATCACCCGGCGGGCTACGCGTATGGTTTCATACGATTCACGCAGCTCATTGGCAACGATAACAGCCAGAGTGATACATCGATCGAGGTGAAGTTACGATACCCGGGCAAGCACGATCGTAATATGACGCACAACCATAGCTGGAATATTTGGGTTAATCCGGTAGGAGTTGATGCCACAGTCAAGCCGGTTGAAACACGATGCGTGGCAGCGGGTTTCGTGTGGAATCCTTACTACACTCAGCTGGCTGACCCATTAAAC CACGAACTGTACAAACAGGAATGCGGACCCGATAACCCTTTGCGGTGCTACGTCGGGGATGTATCTGCCCGCCTGGGTCCGATATCGATCGGTAGCCAGAGACAGCTTTTCACCGACAGTAACTTTCCACTGGAAGGTACGATAAGCGCATTGGGCCGATCGATAGTAATCTTTGGTTCGGACTACTCCGGCTTCCGCTTTGCCTGCGCAAACATTGAACCTGACCACGACATCGTAAAGTATATCAATCTTAAGAAACCGCCGCGCTTTGTGGTAGCACAGTTCCTGGAAGACGTGCGCCACGTGATGGGACTGCCGGAGTGGATGCTAGCGATCGATTCACGCAGCACCAAGACACTGCACAACGATGCCTGCATTCAAATGATCGTCCATTTCAAGGGCCCCAGTGCGCACAAGATCGAGCAGGACTTTTCACGCCTGCTGGCCGTCGGGCGGCTCGATTCCCCGAGCATCAGCATCCCCGGGTACGATAATagcaaacggaagcgaacACTTTCCTATCGAACGTGCGGAGTGCGTGATCCGAATGAGAAGAACGCAAAGGTCCTGTTCACTAGCAGTGCGACAGGAATCGGGAGACCAATGAACATAGTCTATTTAACTACGATACCTCTTTTGCGGCTGCTCACTCGCGGATTTATCAACTAG
- the LOC131212501 gene encoding myosin regulatory light chain 2, whose product MSEKEKKVKKKKASSKDDTPADTPGADSPAAPTPSDSQRGSTRGSSSRKAKKAPSSVFVLFSQKQIAEFKEAFALMDNDKDGVIGKNDLRSTFDALGKLVSDKELDEMLGEAQGPLNFTQLLTLFANRMSGGGQDDDDVVINAFKAFDTNGKIDGEKFRFALTHWGQDKFSEDEVDDAFDQMVVDDKGFIDTAALISMLTGSEEEAEE is encoded by the exons ATG TCTgagaaggagaagaaggtcaagaagaagaaggcgtCGTCCAAGGATGACACCCCGGCCGATACTCCCGGAGCCGATAGCCCGGCGGCACCGACCCCATCGGACTCTCAGCGCGGATCGACCCGCGGCTCGTCGTCCCGCAAGGCAAAGAAGGCCCCATCTTCGGTCTTCGTGCTCTTCTCCCAGAAGCAGATCGCCGAGTTCAAGGAG GCTTTCGCGCTAATGGACAACGACAAGGACGGTGTCATTGGCAAGAACGATCTCCGCTCGACCTTCGACGCTCTCGGCAAGCTGGTCTCCGACAAGGAGTTGGACGAGATGCTTGGTGAGGCCCAAGGACCACTCAACTTCACGCAGCTGCTGACGCTGTTCGCCAACCGCAtgtccggcggtggccaggatgacgatgatgtcgTCATCAACGCCTTCAAGGCCTTCGACACCAACGGCAAGATCGATGGCGAGAAGTTCCGCTTCGCTCTGACCCACTGGGGACAGGACAAGTTCTCCGAGGACGAGGTGGACGATGCATTCGATCAGATGGTCGTGGACGATAAGGGCTTCATCGACACCGCGGCCCTGATCTCGATGCTGACCGGTTCCGAGGAGGAGGCAgaagaataa
- the LOC131209779 gene encoding pyridoxal phosphate homeostasis protein, with amino-acid sequence MIRKVMAGVDVKLGIQETLRRIDEAYGARSTKTNIPKPLLVAVSKTKPVELILEAYSVGQRHFGENYVKELVEKASDARILEQCKDIRWHFIGHLQTNKINKVLNLTNLHMIQTVHSIKLAEGLNKAWEKLKTEHPEKQAKINVLVQVNTSGEDEKNGVQPEEAVSLYQYVLDKCPNLSCDGVMTIGRFGHDYSVGPNPDFGTLMNCHEKICSTFERDPAEVLVSMGMSDDFVQAIEAGSTIVRVGSSIFGARAKKPSTA; translated from the exons ATGATACGCAAAGTCATGGCCGGAGTGGACGTAAAGTTAGGTATTCAAGAAACACTGCGAAGAATCGACGAGGCATACGGCGCCCGATCGACG AAAACCAACATTCCAAAACCATTGCTGGTTGCCgtcagcaaaacaaaacccgtcGAGCTCATTCTGGAGGCGTACTCAGTGGGCCAACGCCATTTCGGGGAAAACTACGTGAAGGAGCTGGTGGAAAAAGCAAGCGATGCCAGGATACTGGAGCAGTGCAAGGACATTCGATGGCATTTTATCGGCCACTTGCAGACCAACAAAATCAATAAG GTATTAAATCTTACGAACCTGCACATGATCCAAACGGTTCACAGTATAAAATTGGCCGAAGGGTTGAATAAAGCATGGGAAAAGCTAAAAACGGAACACCCGGAGAAGCAAGCCAAGATAAATGTGCTGGTCCAGGTCAACACTAGTGGAGAGGATG AGAAAAATGGCGTCCAACCGGAAGAAGCCGTGTCTCTGTACCAGTATGTGCTGGATAAATGCCCCAATCTCAGCTGTGACGGAGTGATGACGATTGGCCGCTTCGGTCACGACTACAGCGTTGGTCCGAATCCGGACTTTGGTACGCTGATGAATTGCCACGAGAAAATCTGCTCAACGTTCGAACGCGACCCGGCCGAAGTGCTGGTATCGATGGGAATGTCGGATGATTTTGTACAGGCC ATTGAAGCGGGCAGCACCATTGTGCGCGTGGGCAGTTCTATTTTCGGCGCTAGGGCCAAGAAACCATCGACTGCGTGA
- the LOC131207378 gene encoding outer dense fiber protein 3-like protein 2, with product MNRFNGPAPNQYNLPPAFGFDNHDPRKERKPMYSMRARTNTTYKTPGPGPGAPYEVQKLTRFGRTQEVSYSMRLRLNPPKQDLVPGPDHYATHLVPAMNGKRAPHYSIRARLKDPNKDDFPAPNKYLGDFRVVRPTAPCYTIRARHKEASVLQSPGPDQYILPTCDVTHKRPPNYTIRARFPPIVDRNPYPGPASYGLMDQQVGESAPSYSFRVRYPHWTTPMIVPGDQC from the exons atgaatcgcttCAACGGTCCTGCTCCAAATCAGTATAACTTACCACCGGCATTCGGTTTCGATAACCATGACCCTCGAAAAGAACGAAAACCGATGTACTCGATGAGAGCACGAACTAACACCACTTACAAAACGCCAGGCCCGGGTCCTGGTGCACCGTATGAAGTGCAGAAATTGACACGTTTTGGCCGTACACAGGAAGTGTCCTACTCGATGCGGCTGCGGTTGAACCCCCCGAAGCAAGACCTTGTTCCCGGCCCTGACCATTACGCCACACACCTCGTTCCAGCAATGAACGGTAAACGTGCTCCACATTACAGCATTCGAGCACGGTTGAAGGACCCGAATAAGGACGATTTTCCCGCACCGAACAAGTATCTAGGTGACTTCCGTGTTGTGCGCCCGACAGCACCCTGCTATACGAT ACGAGCGCGACACAAGGAAGCATCAGTGTTGCAGTCGCCTGGCCCTGACCAATATATTCTTCCAACCTGTGATGTAACACACAAGCGGCCTCCAAATTACACGATCCGGGCACGATTTCCTCCGATTGTCGACCGAAACCCCTATCCCGGACCCGCCAGTTACGGACTGATGGACCAACAAGTGGGTGAATCGGCTCCAAGCTACAGTTTCCGTGTGCGCTATCCACACTGGACTACTCCCATGATTGTGCCGGGCGATCAGTGTTGA